In the genome of Montipora foliosa isolate CH-2021 chromosome 3, ASM3666993v2, whole genome shotgun sequence, one region contains:
- the LOC137997110 gene encoding ciliary microtubule-associated protein 3-like translates to MTANEGRRPVAFGTTLNRELLPLKVPSNRFGNELGLRGAPNRGPGCYDNAEVSGFIYELERRPVCKRGYSVGARTAPRFPKPSHMDIPGPPTYQGIISKPILFEEAFKSFNVGASRFPAINKDYEAHPGPGSYEFDAKRDRKVKFHGSFGGPQTLITSVTIKCNEFGETDICKSCKTAPVGDYYEYKKVHFCRKCYEHHLTTGEKYSKRYLRSFYKVRDCSNIHHHEGTNAKLMLKTERDLKKQRFREAYMSLYF, encoded by the exons ATGACTGCCAACGAAG GGCGAAGACCAGTTGCTTTTGGTACAACTCTTAATCGCGAACTTCTGCCGCTGAAAGTTCCATCAAATCGCTTTGGAAACGAGCTTGGTTTGCGCGGCGCTCCTAACCGTGGTCCAGGATGTTACGATAATGCCGAG GTTAGTGGCTTCATTTATGAACTTGAAAGAAGACCTGTTTGTAAAAGAGGCTACTCAGTTGGTGCTAGAACAGCTCCTAGATTTCCTAAACCGTCTCAT ATGGATATCCCTGGTCCACCCACTTATCAGGGGATCATAAGCAAGCCGATTCTCTTTGAGGAAGCATTTAAATCCTTTAATGTTGGTGCTTCAAGGTTTCCTGCAATTAATAAG GATTATGAGGCACATCCTGG ACCTGGATCCTATGAGTTTGATGCCAAGAGAGACAGGAAAGTTAAATTCCATGGTTCCTTTGGTGGACCACAGACGCTTATAACATCTGTCACGATCAAATGCAATGAGTTTGGAGAAACGGATATT TGCAAGTCTTGTAAAACTGCACCCGTTGGAGATTACTATGAATACAAGAAAGTTCATTTTTGTCGGAAATGTTACGAACACCATTTAACAACTGGAGAAAAGTATTCTAAAAG GTACCTTCGGTCGTTTTACAAAGTTAGAGACTGTTCAAATATTCACCATCACGAAGGAACCAACGCTAAATTAATG CTTAAGACAGAGCGAGACCTCAAGAAGCAAAGATTTCGAGAAGCATACATGAGCTTGTATTTTTAG